In the Glycine max cultivar Williams 82 chromosome 19, Glycine_max_v4.0, whole genome shotgun sequence genome, GCCTAATGCAGTGTGATCTCTTGGTGAGAGTAGATACTTTGTATCATTCCTAGATGATTTCACTAGGAAGATGTGGGTGTATATCTTGAAGAGAAAGAGTGAAGTGCTAGGAGTATTCAAGAAGTTCAAGAGAATGGTGGAGAGACAAACTGGTTTCTTGATAAAAACTATAGTCACTGATGGAGGAGGAGAGTATACTAGCAATGAATTTGATGAATTCTGTGAACTGGAAGGTATTGTGCATGATGTGACACCTCCCTACACTCCCCAACATAACGGTGCAACAGAAAGAAGAAATCGAACAATGATGAATATGGTCAGATGCATGCTTAATGGAAAGAAGCTACCAAAATTTCTTTGGGCAGAGGCTGTCTCCACTGCAGTGTATGTGCTAAACCGAAGCCCAACAAAAAGGCTCAATAAAATCACACCTGAAGAAGCATGGTCTGGACGCAAACCAGTGGTTagtcattttaaaattgttgGCTCTATTTGTTATAAACATGTGCCTGATCAGCTGAGAAAGAAGTTAGATAGCAAAAGTGAGATAATGATACTGCTGGGTTATCATGCCACTAGTGGTTACAAATTGTTTAATCCAGTAACCAAAGAAGTGCTCGTGAGTAGAGATGTGGTAGTTGATGAATCCAAGGACTGGAATTGGGATAAAGAGATGGTAGAGGAGCCTACAAAAGTTGTGATTGAAGCTTCTATTGATGAGCCAAGTGATTCTTCTGCTGTAGTAATTGATGACAGTGACCAAGGAGGAGTAAGGAAATCACAGAGAGTTAGACAACCCTCTAGCAGGTTACAGGATTATGAATTGATACATGATTCAACAATAGGGGAGGAAGGTGAGCTAGTACACTTAGCTCTATTTGCTGAATCTGAATCAGTGAGCTTGGAGGAAGCAATGAATGACACAAAGTGGAGTGATGCTATGAAAGAAGAGCTAAAGGCCAGGCTAGTGGCAAAGGGATTCTTGGAAAAGGCTGGCATTGATTTTAAGGAGGTGTTTGCACCTGTTGCAAGAATGGAGACAGTGAGAATTATTACTGCCATATCAAGTAAAAAAGGGTGGCATATGCACCATATGGATGTGAAATCAGCCTTCTTGAATGGTCCTCTAGAGGAGGAGGTTTATGTGAGTCAACCACCTGAGTTTGAAATAAAAGGAAGTGAAGAGAAGGTGTACAGATTGAACAAGGCTTTGTATGGCTTAAAGTAGGCGCCTAGAGCCTGGAACAGGCGCATTGATGGCTTTCTAATGAGGCTTGGATTCCTCAAATGTACAACTAAGCATGGTGTTTATATAAAGGGCAGCAATAGTACTATCTTGACTGTAGTGTGCTTGTATGTAGATGACTTGCTTGTGACAGGAAATAATGAGACTGAGATTGCCAACTTTAAAGGAGAGATGATGAGAGAATTCGAAATGACTAATTTGgaccttatttattattttcttggaATTGAATTCAAGAGAACTGATGAGGGAGTGATCATGCATCAAGGGAGGTATGCAAGAGATGTACTGAAGAAGTTCAGAATGGTTGACTGCAATTCTGTAGACACACCCACTGCCACTGGTGTGAACTTGGTGAAAGATCCTAATGAAGAAGAAGTAGATGTAACTTTGTATAGAAAAATGGTGGGCTCACTGAGGTGTCTTTGTTGTACCATACCTGACTTATTGTATGCTGTTGGCTTAATTAGTAGATATATGGAGAATCCTAAACTTTCTCACTTCCGTGCTACCAAGAGAATAATGAGGTATGTGAAAGGTACTCTCGATTATGGTATTCTGTTTCCCAGTGCTGCCAAAAAATGTAATGTTCTGGGATATAGTGATTCTGATTGGTGTGGAGATAAGAGTGATAGGAAGAGCACAACAGGTTATGTGTTCTTCTATGGTGATGCCCCAATCTCGTGGAGCTCAAAGAAGGAACAAGTGGTGGCTCTCTCCTCATGTGAGGCAGAATACATTGCAGCTGCTATGACAGCGTGTCAAGCTCAATGGcttgataatatttttggtgaactgaagatgaaggaaaagGGTACTATTACACTGATGGTGGACAACAAATCTGCCATCAATTTAGCTAAACAACCAGTTGCTCATGGGAGGAGCAAACACATTGAAACACGATTTCATTTCCTTAGAGAGCAAGTGACAAAAGGCAAGCTAAGCGTGAAGTATTGTCCAACTATTGTGGACAACAAATCTGCCATCAATTTAGCTAAACACCCAGTTGCTTATGGGAGGAGCAAACACATTGAAACACGATTTCATTTCCTTAGAGAGCAAGTGACAAAAGGTAAGCTAAGCGTGAAGTATTGTCCAACTATTGTGCAAGTAGCAGACATATTCACCAAACCATTGAAGATTTATCAGTTCAAAGAGTTAAGGAGCAGATTAGGAGTGATTGAAGTGCAGTGAAGATCTCTGTTATGTGCTTTAAGGGTGTTGTATCTGtgatttgttgttttcttttactGTTATTGTAATGTTGAGTTTAAATGATAGATACAAAATTAAAGGAGAGTATTAGAGAAAAGGGTAATTCTGTCTATCAGTATAAGTAGGGGAATAAGTGTAATTTCACAATATAGGGGAGCATTTGTTATGAGACAAACAATTTTCCGTTTCCGTAACATACGCAATTTCTGttattctgtttttcctccatCTCTTTCTTGCTCATCTTCTCCATTTTTCTTGGTGAGTTTGTGTGTGTGATTCAAGTTTCATTGCTTGATGTGTGCTAGATTAATGTTCTAGATCCAACACAAAATAGcttaaatatattgaataatgTCAATTGGCAGGATCTAACTAATTACATACATGTTCCAACTCCCTTCCTCATTCACCAAGTCCCTGACTTTCATATCTTTACATTAGTCTGGGATCATCTGCACCAAATCCACCAACTTAATATCTTTAGTCACCCGTTTGTTTGTCCAAACATTGACTTGGAAACCATTCCCTAGATCCTAGAATTCACCATTAACTATATGATTCCAACCATCCGCAATGGCTTTCCCAAGGCAGGAATCAAAATTCTTATCTTGGAAAGTATTCAACAATCGTTGACTGTAATATTTACTCCTTAGGACCCTACACCATAGATTATCAAAATCACTTCTAATATCCCACCCCAACTTCATAATATAGACTTGGTTCATTTCTCTCGATTTGCATATGGCCCCCAGTAGCTTTGGCAAGCGACATAGTCTGTCAGCTAATAAAATAAGACTTCCTCTTATTGGGTTGATCTCCCCAAACAAAccctttttgaattttttgaataTCATCTAGGACACCCCTGGGAATAGGAGTAGTCGTCAAAGAATAAATAGGGAGAACTTGAATAACAGATTTAACAAGGGTGGATCTTCCAGCAAAaaagagattttttgttttccaaCCAAAAAAGCCTACTAGAGACTTTATCCAAAAGA is a window encoding:
- the LOC106797358 gene encoding uncharacterized mitochondrial protein AtMg00810-like encodes the protein MRLGFLKCTTKHGVYIKGSNSTILTVVCLYVDDLLVTGNNETEIANFKGEMMREFEMTNLDLIYYFLGIEFKRTDEGVIMHQGRYARDVLKKFRMVDCNSVDTPTATGVNLVKDPNEEEVDVTLYRKMVGSLRCLCCTIPDLLYAVGLISRYMENPKLSHFRATKRIMRYVKGTLDYGILFPSAAKKCNVLGYSDSDWCGDKSDRKSTTGYVFFYGDAPISWSSKKEQVVALSSCEAEYIAAAMTACQAQWLDNIFGELKMKEKGTITLMVDNKSAINLAKQPVAHGRSKHIETRFHFLREQVTKGKLSVKYCPTIVDNKSAINLAKHPVAYGRSKHIETRFHFLREQVTKGKLSVKYCPTIVQVADIFTKPLKIYQFKELRSRLGVIEVQ